A portion of the Juglans microcarpa x Juglans regia isolate MS1-56 chromosome 1D, Jm3101_v1.0, whole genome shotgun sequence genome contains these proteins:
- the LOC121238743 gene encoding transmembrane emp24 domain-containing protein p24beta3-like, which produces MERQRQKSVKICLLMVLLVLFNFLGRISSLSVTVNDVECVYEYVLYEGDNVSGNFVVVDHDIFWSSDHPGIDFTVTSPAGNEVKTLKGTSGDKFEFKAPQSGMYKFCFHNPYSTPETVSFYIHVGHIPNEHDLAKDEHLNPLNVKIAELREALESVTAEQKYLKARDARHRRTNESTRKRVVFYTVGEYIMLAVASALQVIYIRQLFSKSVAYNRV; this is translated from the exons atggagaggCAGAGGCAGAAAAGCGTGAAGATCTGCTTGTTAATGGTTCTTCTGGTGCTTTTCAACTTCCTTGGAAGAATCTCATCGCTCTCGGTGACTGTAAACGACGTTGAATGCGTCTATGAGTACGTCCTCTACGAGGGCGACAACGTCTCTGGAAACTTCGTGGTGGTCGACCACGACATCTTCTGGAGCTCTGATCATCCCGGAATAGATTTTACt GTGACGTCTCCTGCTGGTAATGAGGTGAAAACCTTGAAGGGAACATCCGGTGACAAGTTTGAATTCAAGGCCCCACAAAGTGGAATGTACAAATTCTGTTTTCATAATCCTTACTCAACACCAGAGACTGTTTCTTTCTACATACATGTTGGTCATATTCCTAATGAGCATGACCTGGCTAAAGACG AACATTTGAACCCACTAAATGTCAAAATTGCTGAGCTGAGAGAGGCATTGGAGTCTGTTACAGCAGAGCAGAAGTACTTGAAAGCACGTGATGCTCGGCATCGTCGCA CAAATGAGAGCACAAGAAAGCGCGTTGTATTCTACACTGTTGGTGAATACATTATGCTGGCCGTTGCAAGCGCTTTACAAGTCATCTATATACGGCAGCTGTTCAGCAAATCAGTGGCATACAACCGAGTTTGA
- the LOC121250666 gene encoding stem-specific protein TSJT1-like: MLAVFDKSVAKSPEALQSPHSGTLSALKDGVLVHHFSSVHPGSVTVNFGSAGLVACSLDKQNPLLPRLFAVVDNIFCLFQGHIENFVLLKQQYGLNKTANEAVIVIEAYRTLRDRGPYPADQVVRGIQGKFAFIVYDSTSRATFIAVDADGSVPFFWGTDSEGHLVLSDDDEILKKGCGKSFAPFPEGCFFTTSGGLRSFEHPLNEVKPVPRVDSSGQVCGANFSVDKESKRESVGIPRVGSASNWSSNF; this comes from the exons ATGCTGGCAGTTTTTGACAAATCGGTGGCGAAGAGCCCGGAGGCCCTGCAGAGCCCTCACTCGGGCACCCTCTCGGCTCTGAAAGATGGGGTTCTGGTCCACCACTTCAGCTCTGTGCACCCTGGCTCCGTCACTGTCAACTTCGGCTCTGCGGGCCTCGTGGCATGCTCGCTCGACAAACAGAACCCCCTCCTCCCCAG ATTGTTTGCCGTAGTGGACAACATTTTCTGCTTGTTTCAAGGCCACATTGAAAATTTTGTCCTGCTTAAGCAACAATATGGGTTGAACAAAACAGCAAACGAGGCTGTCATTGTTATAGAAGCGTACAGAACTCTGAGAGACCGTGGTCCTTATCCTGCTGATCAGGTTGTGAGAGGTATCCAAGGGAAGTTTGCGTTTATTGTCTATGACAGCACCTCTAGAGCCACATTTATTGCCGTT GATGCCGATGGAAGTGTTCCCTTCTTCTGGGGTACTGATTCTGAAGGTCATCTTGTTCTTTCGgatgatgatgaaattttgaAGAAGGGCTGTGGGAAATCTTTTGCACCATTTCCTGAAG GATGCTTTTTCACGACCTCTGGTGGCTTGAGGAGTTTTGAACACCCCCTTAATGAAGTGAAGCCAGTGCCAAGGGTAGACAGTTCAGGCCAGGTGTGTGGTGCAAATTTCTCGGTGGACAAAGAGTCTAAAAGGGAATCTGTTGGCATTCCCAGAGTCGGGAGTGCTTCCAACTGGTCCTCAAATTTTTGA